A portion of the Pseudomonas sp. GR 6-02 genome contains these proteins:
- a CDS encoding p-hydroxyphenylacetate 3-hydroxylase reductase component encodes MSDNSVCAATETTFDPRAFRRALGNFATGVTVVTAASASGRKVGVTANSFNSVSLDPPLVLWSIDKRSNSHEVFEQASHFAVNVLAADQIDLSNNFARPKEDRFAEIEFEPGEGGAPVFADCSARFHCEKYQQVDGGDHWIMIGKVVAFDDFGRSPLLYHQGAYSMVLPHTRMTKRDESQPPSSHFQGRLSHNLYYLMTQAVRAYQSSYQPRQLSTGLRTSEARMLMVLESDARLNPNDLLREVAMPVREIDEAVANLKRKGLVNDDDNGVRLTAAGIEQTEDLWAIAQAQQEKVFAEFSETQIETFKTVLKRLISNC; translated from the coding sequence ATGTCTGATAACAGCGTTTGTGCAGCTACTGAAACGACCTTCGACCCACGGGCTTTTCGCCGGGCGCTGGGCAATTTCGCCACCGGGGTGACGGTGGTGACTGCCGCCAGCGCATCCGGGCGCAAAGTCGGGGTGACCGCCAACAGCTTCAACTCGGTATCCCTCGATCCGCCGCTGGTGCTGTGGAGCATCGACAAGCGTTCCAACAGCCACGAGGTGTTCGAGCAGGCCAGCCATTTCGCGGTCAACGTGTTGGCGGCGGACCAGATTGACCTTTCCAATAATTTCGCCCGGCCCAAGGAAGATCGTTTCGCCGAGATCGAGTTCGAACCGGGCGAGGGCGGGGCACCGGTGTTCGCCGATTGCTCGGCGCGTTTTCACTGCGAGAAGTACCAGCAGGTGGATGGCGGCGATCACTGGATCATGATCGGCAAGGTGGTGGCGTTCGATGATTTCGGTCGCTCGCCCTTGCTCTATCACCAGGGCGCCTATTCCATGGTCTTGCCCCATACCCGCATGACTAAACGCGATGAAAGCCAGCCGCCGAGCAGCCATTTTCAGGGGCGCCTCAGCCATAATCTGTATTACCTGATGACCCAGGCGGTGCGGGCCTACCAGTCCAGCTACCAGCCACGGCAACTGTCCACCGGCCTGCGCACCAGCGAGGCGCGCATGCTGATGGTGCTGGAAAGTGACGCAAGGCTGAACCCCAACGATCTATTGCGTGAGGTGGCGATGCCTGTTCGGGAAATCGATGAGGCCGTCGCCAACCTCAAACGCAAGGGGTTGGTGAACGACGATGACAACGGTGTACGTCTGACGGCTGCCGGTATCGAGCAGACCGAAGACCTTTGGGCGATCGCTCAGGCGCAACAAGAGAAAGTCTTTGCCGAATTCAGCGAGACGCAGATAGAAACGTTCAAAACCGTGTTGAAACGACTGATCAGCAACTGCTGA
- a CDS encoding class II histone deacetylase, giving the protein MSRKSAFFFDELSLWHSAGLHALTLPVGGWVQPPAAAGHAESPETKRRLKSLLDVSGLTRHLQVRSANAAADEDLLRVHTPDYLQRFKAMSDAGGGELGPNAPIGPGSYEIARLSAGLAMAAVDAVLSGEVDNAYSLSRPPGHHCLADSAMGFCFLANIAIAIEAAKAHRGLGKVAVIDWDVHHGNGTQSIFEERGDVLTISLHQDSCFPAGYSGEADRGRGAGLGANINIPLPPGCGHEAYLYAMERIVIPALERFEPELIIVACGYDANAVDPLARMLLHSDSYRQMTRCVREAAERLCQGRLVLVHEGGYSEAYVPFCGLATIEELAGIRTEVTDPMLEFVQLQQPKEAFAAFQRHLIDELAVAR; this is encoded by the coding sequence ATGAGCCGAAAAAGTGCGTTTTTCTTCGACGAACTCAGCCTCTGGCACAGCGCCGGACTGCACGCCTTGACCTTGCCGGTGGGAGGTTGGGTGCAACCGCCTGCCGCTGCCGGCCACGCCGAATCGCCGGAAACCAAGCGCCGTCTGAAGAGCCTGCTGGACGTTTCCGGCCTGACCCGACACTTACAGGTACGAAGCGCCAATGCGGCAGCGGATGAGGATCTGCTACGGGTTCATACGCCTGACTACCTGCAACGCTTCAAGGCCATGAGTGATGCCGGCGGCGGCGAATTGGGGCCGAACGCTCCCATTGGGCCCGGCAGTTATGAAATAGCCAGGCTGTCCGCCGGACTGGCCATGGCAGCGGTCGATGCCGTACTGTCCGGCGAGGTCGACAATGCCTACTCTCTGTCACGCCCACCGGGTCACCACTGCCTGGCCGACAGCGCCATGGGTTTCTGCTTCCTGGCCAATATCGCCATCGCCATTGAAGCCGCAAAAGCACACCGTGGCCTGGGCAAAGTCGCGGTGATCGACTGGGATGTGCACCACGGCAACGGTACTCAATCAATCTTTGAGGAACGCGGTGATGTGCTGACCATTTCGCTGCATCAAGACAGCTGTTTCCCCGCCGGTTACAGCGGTGAAGCCGATCGCGGCCGCGGCGCGGGATTGGGAGCGAATATCAATATTCCGTTGCCCCCAGGCTGCGGTCATGAGGCTTATCTCTATGCGATGGAGCGTATCGTGATTCCGGCGCTGGAGCGCTTCGAGCCCGAGTTGATCATCGTTGCCTGCGGTTACGACGCCAACGCCGTCGATCCCCTCGCCCGGATGCTGTTACACAGCGACTCGTACCGGCAGATGACTCGCTGCGTGCGCGAAGCCGCCGAACGGTTGTGTCAAGGCCGTCTCGTTCTGGTGCATGAAGGCGGGTACTCCGAAGCGTATGTGCCGTTTTGCGGGTTAGCGACCATTGAGGAATTGGCTGGCATCAGGACTGAAGTCACCGACCCCATGTTGGAGTTTGTGCAGCTGCAGCAACCGAAGGAAGCGTTTGCGGCATTTCAACGGCACTTGATCGATGAGTTGGCCGTAGCACGCTGA
- a CDS encoding MFS transporter, which translates to MNTQTKPLTNHRSLASSQLALLAAIVLFAAITPTILMTAPAVAAQLATQWQLSPSQIGNLFSTELGAMSLATLPALWWLKRIDWRRAALLAGILFIAANLLSMLAHDYSLLLALRFCSALAGGSLMIICLSSAASTSNPDRVYGLWVMGQLVVGAIGLSILPRLFEHYGLSACYLILAGLMTVFLPMARYFPQGSPPTEKTAERVALASKWKAALGILAILSFYISLSGVWTFIGSISTHAGLSAESSGEILAVATVTGIVGAGCASLIGNRLPRLLLLLLGYGLMAGSVLLLLGQPEMLRFALAALLFKFTWTFILPLILACLADLDRSGKLMNASNLVIGGGLAIGPTVAGRLIEASGGFQSLLIGATCITLLSLVLILSCRPSA; encoded by the coding sequence ATGAACACCCAGACAAAACCGCTGACCAATCACCGTTCGCTCGCATCATCCCAACTGGCATTGCTGGCAGCCATTGTGTTGTTCGCCGCCATCACCCCGACCATCCTCATGACCGCACCGGCTGTGGCGGCGCAACTGGCAACTCAATGGCAGCTGAGCCCGTCACAGATAGGCAATCTGTTCTCCACCGAACTCGGTGCTATGAGCCTGGCCACCCTGCCCGCTCTCTGGTGGCTCAAACGTATCGACTGGCGCCGCGCCGCATTGCTGGCCGGGATACTGTTCATTGCAGCCAACCTGCTCTCGATGCTTGCCCACGATTATTCGCTACTCCTGGCATTGCGCTTTTGCAGCGCCCTGGCCGGCGGTTCACTGATGATCATCTGTCTGTCCAGCGCCGCCTCGACGTCCAACCCCGATCGCGTCTATGGCTTATGGGTGATGGGGCAACTGGTGGTCGGGGCGATTGGCTTGAGCATCCTGCCACGCCTGTTCGAACACTACGGGCTGTCAGCCTGCTACTTGATCCTTGCAGGGCTGATGACGGTCTTTTTGCCAATGGCCCGTTACTTTCCCCAAGGCAGCCCGCCGACTGAGAAAACCGCCGAGCGAGTAGCCCTCGCCTCGAAGTGGAAGGCGGCACTGGGCATTCTTGCCATCCTGAGTTTTTACATCAGCCTGAGCGGCGTCTGGACCTTTATCGGTTCCATCAGCACCCACGCCGGCCTCTCTGCCGAGTCCAGCGGCGAGATTCTTGCCGTTGCTACGGTGACAGGCATTGTCGGTGCGGGTTGTGCCTCGCTGATCGGCAATCGTCTGCCACGCCTGCTGTTGTTGCTGCTGGGTTACGGGCTGATGGCAGGCTCGGTGCTGCTGTTGCTGGGCCAACCTGAAATGCTGCGCTTTGCTTTGGCTGCGCTGCTTTTCAAGTTCACCTGGACCTTCATTCTGCCGTTGATTCTGGCCTGCCTGGCCGACCTCGACCGTTCCGGAAAACTGATGAATGCCTCCAACCTTGTGATCGGTGGTGGCCTCGCCATCGGCCCGACAGTGGCTGGCCGGCTGATCGAAGCCAGCGGCGGTTTCCAATCGCTGCTTATCGGAGCGACCTGCATCACTTTGCTGTCCCTGGTGTTGATTCTGAGCTGCCGCCCTAGCGCGTGA
- a CDS encoding transporter: MPMTSTFNRNTALALISGLSSLHAGAADLNARDFFGAPSGTTLGVLYLPASRANDFHGPADSTGKADLKVNAVAYRQVFFTDICGTLCTPQFIVPFADISAHLPGASQHTGESGFGDPQVGGTLFFINDPTSRTYSGLLTLITLPVGEYHSTNPDVSPGANRWGATFVYNYTQGIGEKWVLEANLEAQLYGKNDDYFSNDLKQDPLYRLQAFASYDFTSSTYGALRLIHADGGELRINEQRIDDTHKRYTQVGFEVGHWLDKQNQLMFSLSQNVATDNGYHGTDALLRLVHVF; this comes from the coding sequence ATGCCCATGACCAGTACCTTCAACCGCAACACTGCACTGGCTCTTATCAGTGGTCTGTCGAGCCTGCATGCTGGCGCCGCCGACCTCAACGCCCGGGATTTTTTCGGCGCCCCTTCGGGCACCACCCTGGGCGTGCTGTATTTGCCGGCAAGCCGCGCCAATGATTTCCACGGCCCCGCCGACAGCACGGGCAAGGCCGACCTGAAGGTCAACGCCGTGGCTTATCGCCAGGTCTTTTTCACCGACATCTGCGGCACCCTCTGCACCCCACAATTCATCGTGCCCTTCGCCGACATCAGCGCCCACCTGCCAGGTGCCAGTCAGCACACCGGAGAAAGCGGTTTCGGTGATCCTCAGGTCGGCGGCACCCTGTTCTTCATCAACGACCCCACCTCGCGCACCTACAGCGGGTTGCTGACCCTGATTACCCTGCCGGTGGGCGAGTACCACAGCACAAATCCCGATGTGTCACCCGGTGCCAATCGCTGGGGGGCAACCTTCGTTTACAACTACACCCAGGGCATCGGTGAAAAATGGGTGCTGGAAGCCAACCTCGAAGCCCAGCTCTATGGCAAGAACGACGACTACTTCAGCAATGACCTCAAACAGGACCCTCTGTATCGCTTGCAAGCTTTTGCCTCTTATGACTTCACGTCGAGCACCTATGGCGCGTTGCGACTGATCCACGCCGATGGCGGCGAGTTGCGGATCAATGAACAACGCATCGATGACACCCACAAGCGCTACACCCAGGTGGGTTTCGAAGTCGGTCACTGGCTCGATAAACAGAATCAGTTGATGTTCAGCCTCTCGCAGAACGTCGCCACCGACAACGGCTATCACGGTACCGACGCATTGCTGCGTCTGGTCCATGTGTTCTGA